Proteins from a genomic interval of Chloroflexota bacterium:
- a CDS encoding CPBP family intramembrane glutamic endopeptidase, with protein sequence MRVSPAISSATELRGIVVLAFTAYLGVIGLAEALLATSEPVAGLAAYALLLLVLPLHAALAGEPARSCALALTIIPVLRICSAALFLLPSLPTVASLALLDALLLTSLAWSARSLGLGFRELGLRLGNPVSQLAIGALGVPLGYLLWYSAAPAPLPGNTAQWVLVVLGSGLIANALAQELAFRGVLQALALRAFGPSGVALVAASFGALYAGAGSAWRVPLMFGWGLLLAAMVRRTESLAGAVLAHGAASIVTYVALPLVVAHLPAVSATAGEGTAFQPQAALAVLLTPAPADPRPDAAIEGARAESPLGASLGPEIFPISRIHDSTGVGAVVTIAVLGLLLEWQVAEAAGATLRSPMSALIGAIAPLLCVFGAIAGHRLINIP encoded by the coding sequence ATGCGCGTGTCTCCGGCGATCAGCAGCGCGACGGAGCTGCGAGGTATCGTCGTCCTCGCATTCACCGCGTATCTGGGGGTCATCGGTCTCGCGGAGGCGCTCTTGGCCACGTCGGAACCGGTGGCGGGACTCGCCGCGTATGCGCTGCTTCTCCTCGTGTTGCCCCTACACGCTGCGCTTGCAGGCGAGCCGGCTCGTTCGTGTGCGCTCGCACTGACGATCATTCCCGTGCTCCGTATCTGCAGCGCCGCGCTCTTTCTGCTTCCCTCGCTACCCACTGTCGCGTCGCTTGCGCTCCTCGACGCGCTCCTGTTGACGTCGCTGGCCTGGTCCGCCCGGTCCCTTGGCTTGGGATTCCGTGAGTTGGGGCTGCGGCTCGGCAACCCCGTCAGTCAGCTCGCCATCGGCGCGCTGGGTGTGCCGTTGGGGTACCTCCTTTGGTACTCGGCAGCCCCGGCCCCGCTCCCCGGCAATACGGCGCAATGGGTCTTGGTCGTCCTGGGGTCAGGGCTCATCGCGAATGCGCTGGCTCAAGAGCTTGCATTTCGAGGCGTGCTGCAAGCGTTGGCTCTCCGAGCGTTCGGGCCCAGCGGTGTCGCCCTCGTCGCCGCGTCTTTCGGCGCGCTGTACGCTGGAGCCGGGTCCGCATGGCGGGTACCGCTGATGTTTGGATGGGGTCTCCTGCTGGCGGCCATGGTCCGTCGAACCGAGTCATTGGCGGGCGCGGTGCTCGCCCACGGCGCCGCCAGCATCGTCACGTACGTTGCGCTCCCCCTCGTCGTCGCCCATCTCCCCGCGGTTTCGGCGACGGCTGGGGAAGGGACGGCGTTCCAGCCGCAGGCCGCCCTGGCGGTCCTCCTCACGCCAGCACCGGCTGACCCGAGGCCCGACGCCGCGATCGAGGGTGCGCGCGCGGAATCGCCACTCGGTGCGTCGCTGGGTCCCGAGATCTTCCCAATTTCGCGGATCCACGATTCGACAGGAGTGGGCGCGGTGGTGACCATCGCCGTACTCGGGCTGCTCCTGGAGTGGCAGGTCGCCGAGGCCGCGGGCGCCACGCTGCGGTCGCCGATGAGCGCCCTCATCGGCGCCATCGCGCCGCTCCTCTGTGTTTTCGGGGCCATCGCCGGGCACCGGCTGATCAATATTCCCTGA
- a CDS encoding xylan 1,4-beta-xylosidase — MPLTRALGAILVVAQSVLIAFIPSPVPTGGPDVLVTIDRTDAIGSSDFDVGVSHMQYSLDNWGDPVAVARAKNLLRASVRYSNQHIMGFGAENPEPWPGIYSWDSLDARIQLARDLGLTPVITLCCAPDWMWGGPAGTTDWSKLGTAPTPDHYADFAELARQVALRYPDVRYYQVWNEFKGLWNDRLNTWDAAAYTALYNQVYDALKAVDPAIQVGGPYLVIEGTGSRIGFWGVEPVTRRDLDVIDYWLAHKHGADFIVLDRPVKDVHDPASYTDAQLLQLTEQFEKISGQIHARTSLPIWWAEDYFSGSDNWDLQAVGLASILYHELKGGSAVSLRWEPQSQPNEPFGGDNQNLFSSTLVAGGGQPYPTYNVYRAFHQYFGPGTTLYHATSSSTDVEVLASDSHTMLINKRPSATSIAVNGMGITLSGYEVVVL; from the coding sequence TTGCCACTTACCCGAGCGCTCGGCGCCATACTCGTGGTCGCCCAGTCCGTGCTGATCGCGTTCATCCCGAGCCCCGTGCCTACCGGTGGCCCAGACGTTCTCGTAACTATTGATCGCACGGACGCGATCGGTTCGAGCGACTTTGATGTGGGCGTCTCCCACATGCAGTACAGCCTCGATAACTGGGGAGATCCCGTGGCGGTGGCGCGCGCCAAGAACCTTCTGCGCGCCAGCGTGCGCTATTCCAACCAGCACATCATGGGATTCGGTGCGGAGAATCCGGAGCCGTGGCCGGGGATCTACAGCTGGGACTCTCTCGACGCCCGAATTCAGCTGGCGCGGGACCTGGGCCTGACCCCGGTCATCACGCTCTGCTGTGCTCCGGATTGGATGTGGGGCGGTCCAGCCGGCACGACCGACTGGAGCAAGCTGGGGACGGCTCCGACTCCCGACCATTACGCCGACTTCGCGGAGCTCGCGCGACAAGTCGCGCTTCGGTACCCCGACGTCCGCTACTACCAGGTTTGGAACGAGTTCAAAGGGCTATGGAACGACCGTCTGAACACCTGGGACGCCGCCGCGTACACCGCGCTCTACAACCAGGTATACGACGCCCTCAAGGCCGTCGATCCGGCAATCCAGGTGGGCGGCCCGTACCTCGTCATCGAAGGTACGGGGTCGCGCATCGGATTTTGGGGCGTGGAGCCCGTGACGCGGCGCGATCTGGACGTGATCGACTACTGGCTCGCCCACAAGCACGGGGCCGATTTCATCGTCCTCGACCGACCGGTGAAAGACGTTCACGATCCCGCCTCCTATACGGACGCGCAGCTCCTCCAGCTCACGGAGCAGTTCGAGAAGATCTCCGGCCAGATTCACGCTCGGACGTCCCTTCCCATCTGGTGGGCGGAGGACTACTTCAGCGGGTCTGATAACTGGGACCTGCAGGCCGTCGGTCTCGCGTCCATTCTGTATCACGAGCTGAAGGGCGGATCGGCGGTTTCCCTCCGGTGGGAACCTCAAAGCCAACCAAACGAACCCTTCGGTGGTGACAACCAGAACCTGTTCAGCAGCACGTTGGTCGCCGGTGGCGGTCAGCCCTACCCGACCTACAACGTGTATCGCGCGTTTCACCAGTATTTTGGACCGGGGACGACCCTATACCACGCGACCTCGTCGTCGACCGACGTCGAGGTGTTGGCGTCCGACAGCCACACGATGCTCATCAACAAGCGGCCCTCGGCGACGTCTATAGCCGTCAATGGAATGGGCATCACGCTCTCGGGATACGAAGTCGTCGTCCTCTGA
- a CDS encoding NPCBM/NEW2 domain-containing protein, producing MAGLPRSVLRPAAVHRNWTSTVAMVIVLLAGLTVGGPLGLNRPAALAGGSPLWQLRSSCARGQPVDLGSPDEDPAADFSGAELESAYQSAVALSGRWIDLTALTWDDATSGWRRLADDEMPRIGKAFPYSPLTMQQVQYPTGIGTYPLSEITYALGGRYGAFRAQVGLDDTSTSSARVRFALYADDVLLFRSPLMSASRAPISVSAPLMGASQLRLVVEDPDADARGDYADWIAPQIFAPVDGAAVLAQAHARLVEVRAARARHVVQATSLRRPPVHRLGPNDRAPEIGNPGQSVVRFDGSTCMITVDNPNVSVAFGYGGPDHGRLFLSSPGADSPSLTGASSSIVLGDQRILVLTETQPDLAHPWDVAAVSDPSLGAGAGVTIHLVAPSGDPIEVLIDVYDDADYLTYQVRPGGALSPQGYSILTDDTSAHLGTRPRYLTDRGKIWSGRIPGDSLKREVPVEPSKPLLLWSDATNRGFVLATIDVTDQPMTVTVEREPDAEDVQLGLAMSFLPSELQAPGPHPSPRLWIEATATDNVYGSFAGYQAVMARMFPPHPLPPWVKYQWDSWWTYGPTPTGDGVERQVDVIARSLADLGPWHVLIDAAWYVAYGRPTADLRNVDYDKFPDGIRPVVDYAHDHGVNVVMYEPAGFVQSGLPEGGEWEAFQAIIDNHPDWLIPLFDDQSLSAYMLDYTVPAVRQYMRDVVTDAIDTYGADGIELDGLADPEGQITDARTRDLHEIRTPYFRVTDIYKLVADRMRELRPDTYLEGGWVNPIFAHPYGDTFFWADDWPAFNHAYPFGGMLQHIDYALFQWVALGQRAKMATVWGDPTAPDTRKWLEAALALGTQVSIGFDLTNLSLDQLSTLRTRLVHADPFNGITVASASAQPNAFATTNGHISFVGLVNRTSQAKSLDDEVGQLNVIAPGLMAYDVDRDRWIAATDLPGFRLDPMSFRLFLIPHQPRIVWSNASWTYEPSDDSSLVATLSGPAEMQGFAQVWAPGTTSVTLDGIPLARGASSGPRRYAYDVQTGVVSLSFDFAQAHRLEIHWQ from the coding sequence GTGGCTGGGCTACCGAGGAGCGTCCTTCGCCCTGCGGCGGTGCACCGGAACTGGACGTCGACCGTTGCGATGGTCATCGTCCTTCTTGCGGGCCTTACGGTCGGCGGGCCGCTCGGGCTGAACCGACCCGCCGCCCTCGCTGGCGGCTCGCCCCTGTGGCAGCTCAGGAGCTCGTGCGCGCGCGGTCAGCCGGTCGATCTCGGGTCGCCCGACGAGGATCCGGCGGCGGATTTCTCGGGCGCGGAGCTGGAGAGCGCATACCAGTCAGCCGTCGCGCTCTCCGGAAGGTGGATCGATCTCACCGCGCTGACCTGGGATGATGCGACGTCGGGCTGGCGTCGGCTCGCCGACGATGAGATGCCGAGGATCGGGAAGGCGTTCCCGTACTCGCCCCTCACGATGCAGCAGGTCCAATACCCGACCGGCATCGGCACGTATCCCCTCTCGGAGATCACGTACGCGTTGGGCGGACGATACGGCGCGTTTCGCGCCCAGGTTGGCCTGGACGATACGTCGACGTCCTCGGCCAGAGTGCGATTCGCCCTCTATGCCGACGACGTGCTGCTCTTTCGGAGCCCGCTGATGTCCGCGAGTCGCGCCCCCATATCGGTCAGCGCGCCGCTCATGGGTGCGAGCCAGCTGCGACTGGTGGTGGAAGATCCCGACGCGGATGCCCGCGGAGACTATGCGGACTGGATCGCGCCCCAGATCTTCGCTCCGGTTGACGGCGCCGCGGTGCTGGCACAAGCGCACGCGCGTTTGGTTGAGGTACGCGCCGCCCGCGCCCGCCACGTTGTCCAGGCCACCTCGCTCCGTCGACCACCTGTGCACCGTCTCGGCCCGAACGATCGTGCCCCCGAGATCGGCAACCCGGGCCAATCGGTGGTTCGGTTCGACGGGTCGACCTGCATGATCACGGTGGACAATCCCAACGTCTCCGTCGCCTTCGGCTACGGCGGGCCAGACCACGGGCGTCTCTTCCTCTCGTCTCCGGGGGCAGATTCGCCGTCGCTGACCGGGGCATCATCCTCCATTGTCCTCGGCGATCAACGGATTCTGGTGTTAACGGAGACCCAGCCGGACCTGGCCCACCCATGGGACGTGGCCGCTGTATCGGACCCGTCTCTCGGAGCGGGCGCAGGCGTGACGATTCACCTGGTAGCTCCGTCGGGCGACCCAATCGAAGTCCTGATCGACGTTTACGATGACGCAGACTACCTGACGTATCAGGTCCGCCCAGGCGGCGCCCTCAGCCCCCAGGGATATTCGATCCTCACCGACGACACGTCGGCGCATCTGGGGACGCGTCCACGCTATCTGACCGATCGTGGCAAGATCTGGAGTGGTCGGATCCCCGGCGACAGCCTGAAGCGGGAGGTCCCGGTGGAGCCGAGTAAGCCCCTCCTCCTCTGGTCGGACGCCACGAACCGTGGTTTCGTTTTGGCGACGATCGATGTGACCGATCAGCCGATGACGGTCACGGTCGAGCGCGAGCCCGACGCGGAAGACGTCCAACTCGGCTTGGCGATGAGCTTTCTTCCCAGCGAGCTCCAGGCGCCCGGTCCCCACCCGTCTCCGCGGCTTTGGATTGAGGCGACGGCAACGGACAACGTCTACGGCTCGTTTGCCGGCTATCAGGCGGTCATGGCCCGCATGTTCCCGCCTCACCCGCTCCCGCCCTGGGTCAAGTACCAGTGGGATAGCTGGTGGACGTACGGCCCTACGCCAACGGGCGATGGTGTCGAGCGCCAGGTCGACGTCATCGCTCGCTCCCTGGCAGACCTCGGTCCGTGGCACGTGCTCATCGACGCCGCCTGGTACGTTGCATATGGGCGCCCGACGGCCGATCTCCGAAACGTCGACTACGACAAGTTCCCCGATGGCATTCGCCCCGTGGTCGACTACGCGCACGACCACGGCGTCAACGTCGTCATGTACGAACCTGCTGGATTTGTGCAGAGTGGGCTGCCCGAAGGAGGCGAGTGGGAGGCGTTCCAGGCCATCATCGACAACCACCCGGACTGGCTCATCCCGCTGTTCGACGACCAGAGCCTATCCGCGTACATGCTCGACTACACGGTGCCCGCGGTTCGGCAGTACATGCGGGATGTCGTGACCGACGCGATCGACACGTATGGCGCGGACGGGATCGAGCTGGACGGCCTCGCAGACCCGGAGGGGCAGATCACCGATGCCCGCACGCGCGACCTGCACGAGATTCGTACGCCCTACTTCCGCGTCACCGACATCTACAAACTGGTCGCTGATCGGATGCGTGAATTGCGGCCCGACACGTATCTGGAGGGGGGTTGGGTCAATCCCATCTTTGCGCATCCCTACGGCGACACGTTCTTCTGGGCAGATGACTGGCCCGCGTTCAATCACGCATACCCCTTCGGTGGGATGCTCCAACACATCGACTACGCGCTCTTCCAATGGGTCGCCCTGGGCCAGCGCGCCAAGATGGCCACGGTGTGGGGCGACCCGACTGCGCCCGACACGCGGAAGTGGCTGGAGGCCGCGCTCGCTCTCGGAACGCAGGTCAGTATCGGTTTCGATCTCACGAATCTGAGCCTGGATCAGCTCAGCACGCTCCGGACCCGCCTCGTCCACGCCGATCCGTTCAACGGGATCACGGTCGCCAGCGCCAGCGCGCAGCCGAATGCGTTTGCCACGACGAATGGGCACATCTCATTCGTCGGCCTCGTCAATCGAACGTCACAGGCGAAAAGCCTCGACGATGAGGTGGGCCAGCTCAACGTCATCGCGCCCGGGCTCATGGCATACGACGTTGACCGCGATCGGTGGATCGCGGCAACGGACCTGCCGGGTTTTCGGCTCGATCCCATGTCGTTCCGTCTCTTCCTGATCCCGCATCAGCCACGCATTGTCTGGTCGAACGCTTCGTGGACATACGAGCCGTCCGACGACTCAAGCCTCGTCGCGACGCTGAGCGGGCCGGCGGAGATGCAGGGATTCGCGCAGGTCTGGGCCCCAGGCACGACCAGCGTCACCCTCGACGGCATCCCACTTGCTCGCGGGGCATCGAGCGGGCCCAGGCGATACGCATATGATGTACAGACAGGGGTTGTCTCCCTGAGCTTCGACTTCGCCCAGGCTCATCGCCTTGAGATTCACTGGCAGTAG
- a CDS encoding NPCBM/NEW2 domain-containing protein, with product MAHRSSLPRPRKRWSVFVAVGASLLAVALARQAGADVVRVDDTVLLGRWIPLSSQNWTTASTGWVAFGDQARPRRDQSFSDTPLEIGGKRFASGIGAFAPSEVVYQLNPSDVLFRAEIGINQGSPQGEGASVFHVFVDDVPVFTSSPIAAGAPATPVVVPLMVAGRLRLVVDPEGETSPANLASWGDAAIFQASASIGSPKPLTAAAQIIRQGGANAALREDAQAHLATDALDRERAIQDVVGTIPASGSAAGFDPARAEWIVANQQIAVLLTVGDGDSGHLSVVRRAPGQVVLDRSTSAVRRGRHEYRLVDGVPDLDGISPSKVDVSGFGSATEVRVPFSFEDETVTAIIDVLDDSPAFLYQLQPSQSTGGADYEFLDGTGTFLLGDGSQYLTDVSRIRSGAIRDDGLPRHEFVDFGKPLLLWGGALGSGVLLATVDETDLMSEFSATLRPGQVQADFAYTSRRSRDLGPAPRLYVELTSAQTPSTAFDRYRAAMGRLYPSRPQPAWLRYQWSTWYPYAMAYTEADVREQVDFIAQNLADLGPWHIVLDAGWYVAEGKPGSDFRTIDQTKFPHGIRPVVDYAHRRGIKVVLYLSAPFVDSRARPDDWLAVRALIRDQRSCLVRLGGDAEGSAYIFDFLRPCTRQYWRSVLDDFFGTYDVDGIIIDGLGAAEGAEVTPGSLDPFDIVNVLAEQTVDIYRFMFERATRYKPDAYIEGDWHFPMMAKPYANSFRFSDDSEEFSHPYPFAGMVEDVDYAAFQHSALGQPSHMGWTMGDPNTSQVNSWRLEAGLAMGALAATGTNLLDLSDDGLTAYRARLVHQRPFAGQTFVDDPAHPSVFGTTRDNLAFVGVLNRDGVPKTITASVQDFGLSTSKRYVAYCPDDDQARVVQGAIATDLPGQSFRLWVIAQAPGVLWTDSSFTEQRTSGDLEITLGGPTRSHGFAVVYAPGLRSVAMDGRELHAGGGFLGPFAPGDYQYDGATGILRLTFDHNGRHVLRVGLGAASVQSDQTAPFGG from the coding sequence TTGGCACACCGCTCTTCCCTCCCGCGCCCCCGGAAGCGCTGGTCGGTCTTCGTCGCCGTTGGCGCGTCGCTCCTCGCCGTGGCCCTGGCGCGGCAGGCGGGCGCCGACGTGGTCCGCGTCGACGACACGGTCCTTCTGGGACGGTGGATCCCGCTTTCCAGCCAGAACTGGACGACGGCGAGCACGGGATGGGTTGCATTCGGAGATCAGGCCCGACCGCGGCGAGACCAATCGTTCTCCGACACACCGCTCGAGATCGGCGGCAAGCGCTTTGCGAGCGGGATTGGCGCCTTTGCGCCGTCAGAAGTCGTGTACCAGCTCAACCCGAGCGATGTTCTGTTCCGCGCCGAAATTGGCATCAACCAAGGGTCGCCTCAGGGCGAGGGCGCGTCGGTCTTCCACGTCTTCGTGGATGACGTTCCGGTCTTCACCAGCTCTCCTATTGCGGCGGGCGCCCCGGCGACTCCCGTGGTCGTGCCCTTGATGGTGGCGGGGCGGCTGCGCCTGGTGGTCGATCCGGAGGGCGAGACCTCGCCGGCGAACCTTGCCTCGTGGGGCGACGCGGCGATTTTTCAGGCGTCAGCCAGCATCGGAAGTCCGAAACCTTTGACCGCAGCGGCGCAAATCATCCGTCAGGGAGGCGCGAACGCCGCGCTGAGAGAAGACGCACAGGCTCATCTCGCCACCGACGCGCTGGACCGCGAGCGCGCGATCCAGGACGTCGTGGGAACGATTCCGGCCTCCGGGTCGGCCGCGGGATTCGATCCCGCCCGAGCGGAATGGATCGTCGCGAACCAGCAGATTGCGGTGTTGCTGACGGTTGGCGACGGCGATTCCGGTCATCTCTCCGTGGTCCGCCGCGCGCCCGGCCAGGTCGTCCTGGATCGGTCAACGTCCGCGGTTCGCCGTGGACGGCACGAATACCGTCTCGTGGATGGAGTGCCCGATCTCGACGGCATATCGCCGTCCAAAGTGGACGTATCGGGTTTCGGTTCGGCGACGGAGGTTCGCGTGCCGTTCTCGTTCGAAGATGAGACGGTCACGGCGATCATCGACGTTCTCGATGATTCGCCGGCGTTTCTCTACCAGCTCCAGCCAAGCCAATCGACTGGCGGCGCAGACTACGAGTTCCTGGACGGCACCGGGACATTCCTCCTCGGAGACGGGTCCCAGTACTTGACGGACGTGAGTCGGATCCGGTCGGGCGCCATACGCGACGATGGACTGCCGCGCCACGAGTTCGTCGACTTCGGCAAGCCGCTGCTCCTGTGGGGTGGTGCGCTTGGGTCGGGGGTGCTCCTCGCGACGGTGGACGAGACCGACCTGATGAGCGAGTTCAGCGCCACCCTGAGGCCCGGCCAGGTCCAGGCCGACTTTGCGTATACGTCGCGCCGCTCGCGCGATCTGGGGCCTGCACCGCGGCTCTACGTCGAATTGACCAGCGCGCAGACGCCAAGCACGGCGTTCGATCGCTATCGCGCCGCCATGGGACGGCTCTACCCGTCGCGCCCGCAGCCCGCGTGGCTCCGGTATCAGTGGTCGACCTGGTACCCGTATGCGATGGCGTACACGGAAGCGGACGTTCGCGAGCAGGTCGACTTCATCGCGCAGAACCTCGCCGACCTTGGGCCATGGCACATCGTTCTGGACGCGGGGTGGTACGTCGCCGAGGGGAAGCCGGGTTCTGATTTCCGCACGATCGATCAAACCAAGTTCCCCCACGGGATTCGTCCAGTCGTCGACTACGCGCACAGGAGAGGCATCAAGGTCGTTCTCTACCTCTCGGCGCCATTCGTCGACTCGCGGGCTCGCCCGGACGATTGGCTCGCGGTAAGGGCGCTGATCCGCGACCAGCGGAGCTGCCTCGTTCGCCTGGGCGGCGATGCCGAGGGATCCGCCTATATCTTCGATTTCCTGCGGCCGTGTACCCGGCAATACTGGCGGTCGGTCCTCGACGATTTCTTCGGCACGTACGACGTCGATGGCATCATCATTGACGGGCTCGGAGCAGCCGAGGGGGCCGAGGTGACGCCAGGCTCCCTCGACCCATTCGACATCGTCAACGTCCTCGCGGAGCAGACCGTCGACATCTATCGTTTCATGTTCGAGCGCGCAACGAGGTACAAGCCCGACGCATATATCGAGGGCGATTGGCACTTCCCCATGATGGCCAAGCCGTATGCGAACAGCTTTCGCTTCAGCGACGACTCCGAGGAGTTCAGCCACCCATACCCCTTCGCGGGAATGGTCGAGGACGTCGACTACGCGGCATTTCAGCACAGTGCCTTGGGCCAGCCGTCCCACATGGGATGGACGATGGGGGACCCGAATACGAGCCAGGTCAACTCCTGGCGACTGGAGGCCGGCCTCGCGATGGGCGCGCTGGCGGCCACCGGGACGAACCTCTTGGATCTGTCCGACGACGGTCTCACGGCGTATCGCGCGCGGCTGGTGCACCAGCGTCCATTCGCGGGGCAAACGTTCGTCGACGATCCCGCGCACCCCAGCGTGTTCGGCACGACTCGCGACAATCTGGCCTTCGTCGGCGTATTGAATCGCGACGGCGTGCCGAAAACGATCACCGCGTCCGTTCAGGATTTCGGTCTGTCAACCAGCAAGCGCTACGTCGCGTATTGCCCCGACGACGACCAGGCGCGGGTCGTTCAAGGGGCTATCGCAACGGACCTGCCCGGGCAGTCGTTTCGTCTCTGGGTCATTGCCCAGGCCCCCGGCGTTCTGTGGACCGATAGCTCATTCACAGAACAGCGAACGAGTGGCGACCTCGAGATCACCCTTGGTGGACCGACGCGGTCGCACGGCTTCGCGGTGGTGTACGCGCCGGGGCTGCGCTCGGTCGCCATGGATGGACGGGAGCTGCATGCCGGCGGCGGCTTCCTGGGTCCCTTCGCGCCTGGCGACTATCAGTACGACGGCGCGACCGGGATCCTTCGTCTCACGTTCGACCACAACGGCCGGCACGTCTTGCGCGTCGGGCTCGGCGCGGCGAGCGTACAATCTGACCAAACCGCTCCATTTGGAGGCTGA
- a CDS encoding VOC family protein, translated as MPVHLDHTIVPARDKESSAKWFAEIMGLEYRGPWGHFAPVKIDEHLSLDFDDADDFQPVHYAFIVSDGEFDAILGRVQRKGIVYGSGPRDSEDMQINHRHHGRGFYFKDPNGHLLEVITHTYE; from the coding sequence ATGCCGGTTCACCTCGACCACACGATCGTCCCCGCGCGCGACAAGGAATCGTCTGCGAAGTGGTTCGCCGAGATCATGGGGCTCGAATACCGCGGGCCGTGGGGCCACTTCGCGCCCGTCAAGATCGACGAGCACCTCAGCCTCGACTTCGACGACGCGGACGATTTCCAGCCCGTTCACTACGCCTTCATCGTCTCAGACGGCGAGTTCGACGCGATTCTCGGCCGCGTCCAGAGGAAGGGGATCGTCTACGGGAGCGGCCCGCGGGACTCGGAGGACATGCAGATCAACCATCGTCACCACGGGCGCGGGTTCTACTTCAAGGACCCGAACGGCCACCTGCTCGAGGTCATCACCCACACGTACGAGTAG
- a CDS encoding amidohydrolase family protein — protein sequence MKKIDVFPHIFPKPLLDRASRVAVEPVLGQFKRNSGIPVLYDLDARFRVMDQFGDYVQVLTISNPPIEAIGAPPTSTELARVGNDTLAELCVKYPDRFLGFAASLPMNDVDGTLREIDRAINELGALGVQIYTNVLGRPLDDPLFDQFWAKVAQMNKPIWVHPARSPAMPDYATEDHSKYEIWWTFGWPYETAVFMARVVFSGILDRYPNLKILTHHGGSMVPHFSGRIGPGMENLGNRTPGAEGDALVRQRETMAKKPVEYFKMFYGDTALFGAGHAIRCAMDFLGLDHMMFGSDMPFDPERGTAFIRWTIENIGELSLSEAQLADLYQNNAARILGVRV from the coding sequence TTGAAAAAGATCGACGTCTTCCCGCACATCTTCCCCAAACCCCTCCTCGACCGGGCGAGCCGCGTTGCCGTGGAGCCGGTCCTCGGGCAGTTCAAGCGCAATTCCGGTATCCCCGTGCTCTACGACCTCGACGCGCGATTTCGCGTCATGGACCAGTTCGGGGATTACGTTCAGGTGCTCACCATCTCGAATCCGCCCATCGAAGCCATCGGCGCGCCTCCTACGTCGACCGAACTGGCGCGCGTCGGCAACGACACGCTCGCGGAGCTGTGCGTAAAGTACCCCGACCGATTCCTTGGGTTCGCCGCGTCGCTCCCCATGAACGACGTGGACGGTACGCTCCGAGAGATCGACCGGGCCATCAATGAGCTGGGTGCGCTCGGCGTGCAGATCTACACCAACGTCCTGGGCCGCCCGCTCGACGATCCGCTGTTCGATCAGTTTTGGGCGAAGGTCGCCCAGATGAACAAGCCGATCTGGGTTCACCCGGCTCGGTCACCGGCGATGCCCGACTACGCCACGGAGGACCACTCGAAGTACGAAATCTGGTGGACCTTCGGCTGGCCCTATGAGACCGCGGTCTTCATGGCCCGGGTCGTCTTCTCCGGCATCCTGGACCGCTATCCGAACCTGAAGATCCTCACCCACCACGGGGGCAGCATGGTTCCTCACTTCTCCGGCCGCATCGGCCCCGGGATGGAGAACTTGGGCAACCGCACGCCCGGCGCCGAGGGCGACGCGCTGGTCCGTCAGCGCGAGACGATGGCCAAGAAACCCGTCGAATACTTCAAGATGTTCTACGGCGATACGGCCCTCTTCGGCGCCGGTCACGCAATTCGCTGCGCCATGGACTTCCTGGGTCTGGACCACATGATGTTCGGGAGCGATATGCCGTTCGATCCCGAGCGGGGAACGGCCTTTATCCGCTGGACCATCGAGAACATCGGCGAGCTGAGCCTGAGCGAGGCCCAGCTTGCGGACCTCTATCAAAACAACGCGGCCCGCATCCTCGGCGTCCGGGTGTGA